ttttcttcttttttgtaacTACCAGGAATTCTGTTTCATGTTCAGGCTCTGGATTGATTTTTTTATTGGAGTTTCGACGACTAGCATAATCATCTCCAGTATCATTGCAATATATAGACTGACCTTCTTCCGTTCCCCAAGATCGTCTATCGCCACGACTATCGATAGCTGCGTCCCCTGTGCTTCTTTGTTTCGCACGGCGTAGAGCAACATTGATCGTGCCTATTCAAGCGATACAAACAAACTTCATGAACTTTTTgcgttgttttattattacttaaataaCAAGCTCTTATAATCAATTACTTACCATGTTGACTTGATATACTACTGGCACCACTAGAACTGACGCTTTTCTCCGTTGTGAGGTCTTCGAGTTTAGTCTTAGATATTTCTTCAAGGGAATTAGACTTCTGTAATTTGGCAGGTAACTGTTCCCTTTTAGTATCCTTTTCTCTGCTTCTTGGCTTTGCACCTGAACTAGTTTTTACTCTTACAGGATTACTtggttttccttttttacttttagattctttattttcaataaaattaattaaactgtcGATATCTTCATTGCGATGTCcttcaacattttcagcaCTGTATACAATAACATTAGGTTCTTGAGTGTGCTTTCTTCTAGGCTTTTTCCGTTCCCCATTATAGTTCTGTACCGGATTGCCATTTTCATCCAAGGACTTCTTTTCTCCAGATCCGGTAGTATGCGCTGTATACCTCGAGCCTTCTGtgcaaaatttacatatttcaatttgttataaattgaaaGCTTTTATAAATGTCAATACcacaaaaatgtaatatttaaaaattattagtgATATCTAAGTATTTGCAatgtatgataattttatgataaataatattttataatttcggtATATCACCTACccattgtaatattttgtgtttGCAAGGATGCAGACATCATGGAGCACAAACTTGGAATTACTTTACCCTGACTAGCACTAGAACTATTTGCAGTTCCACCAATACCACATTTCACACtattgaaagtttgaaaagaaAGAGCTCCAGTTACTTCTGTACCATTAACagatatttttgatttatctTGCTTTCCACTATGTTCACGGAGAGAGAAATCTATTGTAGTATCCACAGGAGTTTGAGCTATATCGAAAGGAGTGCGCGATATATATTGAGGTCTACGTGgttcaataattttcatttcaattccTTCATCATCTTCCGTATCTAAGGAGTGAGGTCTCTGAACCCCACTTATAGTAGATCCCACATTCCTTTCACTAATAGTACCCacctaaaataattaatataaagataaataaatataaataaataaaacgcaccaaatatatacaattattgtattaataatatacgaaTTTACCTCAGCATCACCTAAATCAATCACCATATAATCTGATTTATACTCTGGTGGTGGATTATCTGATTCAAGCATTTCATTTGTCCCGTATTTTCCTTTGTTACCTCTTTTTTCGCGCACTTCAACTTCACTTTCGCACAACTCCCTTTTggtatcttttttatctttttccttttcttcctttttcgtaCTACTATATGATGGTTTGTCTAAAGATCtggatttttctttgttaGTCCAATCGTATGCTCCTCTTTCTTCGCAGAAACCCTTCTTGAAAGGCAGAAAAggaaagtatatatttaattaagtaaCAACTCAATGTTGTGTTTACATAATATGTTACATAAAACTCACAGCTATATtgttttttacaaataattatttgaaataaagttaatgaaaaaatataggaaaattaattcataatcacgaataatcaatatatagaacaatttaatccaacaatttttataagcaattttcaatatatatatacctttttatcaaataataagtCTAAATTAGCCAATGAAGCAAGACTGTGCGATGCATTAACATTCGAAGGTAACGAACCACCTTCTCTTTGTCTTGCAGATACACTAGGtcctgtatattttttattctttctcctATTTCCTCCGTAGGTATGGCTAGATCCAGATGACAAATAAGCAAAACTACTATCAAACTCTGAAGCAATAGGTTGTGCTAAATTTTGCAATGACCCTCCATGTGTCAACCTTTCAGATACAGAGTCTCTTTTATGCCTCCTACGATTTGACCCAGGTAAGCAACGTGAATTGGTTATTATCCTACGACCTTCTTCGGTTTCATCTGCTTCTGCTTCTTGAAGTAGTTCCTAAAAtgaatatcattaaatatgaaaatcattttattacaagaaataaaaatatagctaTGCTTACTTTAAAAAGGCTTGATTTTCCTTCACGATCTTTGGGACATTTATAAGTTATAGCTTCATCCAATAGTGCACGTAATTCACCTTCATTTAATGCAGACAAAGTAGCTGGTTCTTCCTAAAAGAtgcaattaaaagaaaaattttaaagttaGTTGTATATTATGAGTACATGTAATAATACCATcattatactttgtatatagaatttaaatgaaagataCCCTTGtaagaaattcataaataataaattaaatgtaaatataagaTGCAACAGAACAGATACAAGTAGATACGCAGATTCAAAACACATTTTTCTTGATTAAGAACTATTATATAagttaaaatgaatttttgaacaaatagattttcttttataatataaaaataacattaattttttaaaaataagtatataaattaataaattttgtatccaatttagttaaaatatacatattataaaatatataatgtttggGAATACTTTGTTTGTAACCTATACATGGTCTAGGAACATGTTTGGCAATGTAGATTCAAATATGGAAAGTATGCCAAGAGTTCAATCCAAACTTTAGGCGTAAACCATAAGCGGCAATATATCCAAAGATGTACTAAGAAACTAcagaatattctaaatatctATGACTTgcatagattattttattacattgtgCGTTactgttatattatattatccgCTTTCTGTTGAAAcctaatttattactttaattataactACGAAATATATAACACTTTTATGTAGATcaatctatatttaatttagtgtttgtaaataaaaatgtctataattttattatgttacaattaataaatgttgtataaaaaaaatgcatgttattttacagtatttgtattattatgtgTTATATTGAACACCATAGTATAAACTAGACCACAAGGCAGATAAGTATAGATAGATTCCAAGAGTGAATTTAAGGTTTCACTTATTGgattttatgaagaaatatacaGACCACAtagaaaaaagtatattaGTATAAATGATGTACACTAATGTCACATTTAACAGTACAATCTACACACATCATATACATACGTTACTTTTACTATGTTAGTCATATGTATCGTGAATCTTATTTCTAATAAACTCTTAAATGTATggatcatttatttatttatagtcactaaaacttttaatattttcgttaataCATAAGAGCAATACGTttacttttcctctttccactttaaaatgcttttaaaatgttaacCAATCAAAGCATGTAACATTATTATACTAAAATGTACATAACTGTTTATATAAcaggaaaaaaattataaatttatataatctttgATTTGATTTACTTACGAAATACtgcataaataatatcatcagcgaaatatttttcacctgTAGGCTATaaacaaagtagaaaatattgcaaagaaACGATACATGAtgtgtcatttatttttcgtgGTAATTTGACCAACATTACCCTACGGTAACCTGACTAGCTTCATTCAAAGCAAAATATCTTATCAGAATGGCTGCccacgtaaaaaaaagaaagaaaaaaaactgactgcaatctttttttctttatttgaaacaatatACAGATATCGTCGAAAAGACAAATAGTTTAGTAACAAACTTTCatcaaaaacaaagaaagttaaaaatgaTTACGATTCCTCCCAGAATATGCCGTTTTTACAAAGATAACAAAACCTTTGCGAACTTATTGACCGTGAATCGTCATAACACACAATGAAATACTTTGTACGTTTTAGCAGCTAGGTTAATAATAAACTCTTATCATTCTTAGCAGAAAAAAAGGGGgtaaaaaaaggagaaaatatgTTATCATTCGTTTCGCACTGTTGGGTAATATCCcacgaaaaaaaggaaaaaaaagagaaagaagagatacGTGGTTTCGTGTACGAAACAATACAAACCAATCGTCTTTGAAGATTTCAGAAAGCACTGTTAATGAATACTCGTAAGTCCTTGGAAATGCGAAAAGGATAGCCAATAGCGAGTTTACCTTCggtcgtaaattaaaataggGCACACACCAGGAATTGAAGTTTTGGGCTTGTCCAGAGATCGATAGGGGGTCGCGATTAGCTAATTGAGACACGAGATACCGGGGTGACTTACAGACGAAGGAAAAATCTGCTGGGCAGTGCCGGCacggaatttatatttttagaggGCACCTGGGTCGGCTGCAGTCGTCTCTGCTCCGTCGAACTGCAGTCCCCGCAGTATAACCACCGTTACGTAGAGACCTCGCGCATTTGAGTGTACGATAAACCGTAGCCGACGATATGCTATCACTGTtcacaagaaatatttatcggcAGTATCAAAAATACAGTACCGATTTTAAATGCTATTGTGACGAGCGGGCGCGGCGCGCTCTTCTCACCATGGCCGCCGCCATTACACTGAGAACACGGCCATTCCAGGATCGTAACAAGCAAGGGCCCTTTCGTACACCTATCCGTTATTCTTTGTaaatctatgtatatataccgTGTATTGTATGCTTAAAAAAGTTgcatgaatttacataaaataatttatataaaatttaaaaaatatataaaattttaaaaaatatagtatacgaaattatattaaattatatatagacTGAGacagatttatatattttatgcaatttcatatttttttattaacataattgaagaaatagaacctacataaaaatttctttctcccactaaatgttataacaggTATCtcactttaaatattttttatatttttgcgtatCATGtgcattttatacatttttgtaccTCCAAATATCCCATAAATGTATGAATATCTGTAGTCtggttatataataatataaaatttacacaataatataaaatttacacgataatatacacatattccTTTTCCATTATGCAAGtacatatgataaatatatatgagtaaatatgtaaatataaatatatgcacTACTATtgaacattataaaaatatacatattattttatttttaaagttatatCTCATTTTATGAACTAAAATGCATGAAAATTAGTGATATGATTTCAAtcatatattatgttttttttattcgtacaTGATTTAATAAAGTCTTTAATGCAACTCTtttgatgataaaataataaatatgtatgcttgaaatataaacaaaCTATAAAGTTTAATCATGATAGCAtcaataatgtaatttatgtCGTTCATATTTTAGGAACATATAGTTGTACATAAtcatttatacataaatagtTATACTATTATCaattagattatatttttcatatttatatactattttccTGTCATAAGATATGGAACATATTTTGTAGAACTTAGGAATTTTTTATAGTGTTATaccataataattaattacagataCTTCGTAAGCTATTATTGATTACAAACTTTTACGTAAGTTATCCATtgataacttttaattaaagtaattatatcaaatatttaattaatttaaattaaatgtataaaggCTAATAtgatttagaaattataagatttaatttaagaaatcaaCTGTTATAAATACTATGTAGTCATTATAATAAGCAATGAATAACTTGCTGGGAGGTTCATCTTATTTCtagtttgtatataaaataatactagaagtcaaattttaaacaaaatattttatactattcaaatttaaaatatatttttatatatgtatgtactacatatttctttctcataCAAATAACTAAAATGATACTATAGTATTactcattttattaatatgcaTCTTGAACAATTTTGGAATCCTTGTATTTTAACTCACCTGTTTACTGTCAGAGGTAATACAAGCCAGTGCACTTGGAGTTGTTGAATCTGAATTAGTGTCAATGTTTGTCGAAACACATTCTGTATTCGAACTCTGGTTACTAACAGTTTCAACACCTACCACTGAATTctctatattatttctttcattagaAGTCtcactattattattttcagcaGCTTTGTCAGGTGCTACTGGTTCTTGACGATGTTCTGGCCCTGGGGCCATTTTGATCGAAATTGACAGTGTTGTGTCCACTGCActcataattttatcatttttctttggtGTTGTTAAGGTCTGGAGACCCGTTTCGTTTGATCACAGACAGCAATTTAAGATTCTCGCATGTCGTATTagttaaatttttttcttaatttcagtATTTAGTTTATGAAACTATCACGTCCATGTAAATGAAAGCATTTTACACTATGCCGATGTCACATTaggttaaataattaatttaaccatTCCAAATTCAACACTTTTAATTGGTTTCAAAAACAATACACGCATAAAcaacaataattatttgtgtTCAGATTGTGAGATTCAATTGATGACTTTTCCAATGTGCTCGACTTTACGCGCGTACCATGCGCGCTAGGAAATTGACAAAAATGGCACCGTCCACCATCTAGTGTCGTGACCGTCGATCAATTAGGAAACTGTtgtctttcaatttttcctttattgctctgatatattttcaattaactcGTATATATTTCCTGCGCAtttacgttaaatattaaaagtataactTCCTTctcgtattttaatatcaacgaTTTTATCGTCGTTGAGGTTATTTCAAATCTACTTATCAGTTTCAACTACAGCTGTCGCTTGGTAgaatacgttatatatgtTCTAACAAAACACGTACTATGTTTGCTATACGAACtgatagataaatatttattttatgtttaaatcatatatttatcaaaggaagaaatacaaaagaatgaaaaattcttcttacacgttgttttaatattgatatattcaTTTGGAATTACTTGTTTCCTTTCCataagtaataaaacataaaaaatataaaatttgcgaTATTACCGCCTTTCTCTGATAACAAATAAACTTTCAGTTAGAAttgaaagtatattaaattacttaattcATGCCATAATTATAACAGCAGATgtatatacgttaaaacgtaaaatatacaataaaatgaatGGAATGCTTTCTGTGGCActtattagaatttcattcggtgaataaaaaataattattatttttcaatgacaTGCCAAATCAGTTCTTGATGCATTTACAATTGTCTCGAAAGGCGTCAAAGAAAGTCCAATTTTGGAGTTACAAAATGAGGTTGATAATCGTCGTAGTTCGAGGTACTCATAAATTCAAAATGGCCGCTgacgatattaaaatgcaCATTTTTCTCTCAAGTATATGTTGCTtgcaaatctttttttatgcGAAATGCAATGTTATTGGTAACGTTATTGCAACCGTGTACGGATGGAAGACGCGAAAATGTATTTGTCCAAAACGACGACACTGTTCCTAGCATCGCTTGTACACATACCAACAAGTATATAGTTTGTACTTGCTATTATTTCGTCGTGCATAAGTTTTGGAAGACACTGAAAAATCACTTTTGAAACATCTCACTGACAACTAAGGAAATGTTGCACAGAGTCACAAGTACCTGATCGGATCATTGAAGCGTATTTCAAAATCGTCGGCGAATTATCGATCGCATAATGTTACTTCTGGCTTATGCACTTTTCCGACGATGGCACTAAAGCGGTACGacaacgatattttctatcaaaaacACTCAATTCTAAAGTAAACCAGAGAATCTCATTAacgagatttatttaaaatacaacatTAATTGTATTCTAGTAAATGGAAAGTAGTCCACTCGAAACTTCATTGCACGACATCCAAAATCCAACCGTACGGTTAATCAGTTTTACcactaaaatatttcacttgtCTTCaatatcgttcgatcgatattaTTCTTAGTTAATCACGTTGGGGAAAAAGTGAAGGAAAACTGACGTAAACCTGTACCGACAGTTTTCTCGCGACACAATAAACGATCGCTTTTGCGCAGAGAAACGGCGGACCAGCCGTTTAGCCTCCGAAAATGTCGTCTGGCTTCAGGAGCGTAACTATGTGTCAAGATatcttttttgtaattaactttttacattCCTGAGGTAGATTCTATTAGaatggtataaaaataaattatctaatgtaaattattattcctttaaaatactatatattacgCAGTAGTTCACATTTGTTTTAATCTTTGTAATCTAATTgcaacaaagaaaattttggaacaaaatataatattttttctctaaaTGTTATAGGATTAAATAAGGATCGCACTTTATAAAAGTTgtgtttttttgttttgtaatgtaataaagtCATATAAATACGggtgaaaatattaataggtACAATACTGTTACTTGTGTGACTGCTATATACGTCACCGGGGATCGATATATCTCGAATCTCGAACCATAATACGATACGATTGTCGATCTTACTAATTCATTGACGTTATAGCTCCTTCTCcttaatattcctttttagAGTAATTCAGATTAAGTTGAAGACGACACGGTGCGTATAAGTAGTGCGATAATTGTAAAGTGCGTAATTTATATAAGCGTAAGagagattttatttaatataggCGAGCGtgaataacataaatttctaCATTCGATTACAGATAACAGGCTCcgttattattttccaaaacaGTGTGGGATAATCAGAAGCGGTAAAATGACGGAATctgagaatattttcttatttgtgCCCAACATTATTGGTAAATAAAGGTCCACAATCTAACGTCCTTATGATAATTTGTGtctacaattttaaattttttgtagacaaaaatattgtgtgaatatttttaaaaatcaaaataattagaaaaaaagattaaaacaatattgatagtataacgatagtttatgtataatttattatctaatattaaaaaaaaaaaatagattggaaatttagaaaaagaatcatacaaaatagatatttttaaatatacaagtaaTATAACgctaaaattgtattttttattcttattgattttaaacaataaaataattaattgaacagaatttatttatagtgtatttatacatgtatattttttataatgtttgAATTCGTTTGCTAcattaatgaaatagaatGATAGTTATGAAATGTATATTCATACATGTTTATCATTTCTGATGAATGGTTATAAAGATTTGCTATCTTTGATACatgcattaaaaatttaaaaaacttctTATTGCTTGCAGTTTAATTGGGAATATGATAAGAAAAAGATCAAAAGCATTGCACTTTATAGACTTCCTATATTGATTCATAGTAATTCAAAGAGAGTAGTTTTTTATATAAcctttcattatatatttcaaataaaaacagtagaattttatcaatgctattgaaattctaatcagttaaaa
This DNA window, taken from Bombus pyrosoma isolate SC7728 linkage group LG6, ASM1482585v1, whole genome shotgun sequence, encodes the following:
- the LOC122568827 gene encoding dentin sialophosphoprotein isoform X3; its protein translation is MSAVDTTLSISIKMAPGPEHRQEPVAPDKAAENNNSETSNERNNIENSVVGVETVSNQSSNTECVSTNIDTNSDSTTPSALACITSDSKQEEPATLSALNEGELRALLDEAITYKCPKDREGKSSLFKELLQEAEADETEEGRRIITNSRCLPGSNRRRHKRDSVSERLTHGGSLQNLAQPIASEFDSSFAYLSSGSSHTYGGNRRKNKKYTGPSVSARQREGGSLPSNVNASHSLASLANLDLLFDKKGFCEERGAYDWTNKEKSRSLDKPSYSSTKKEEKEKDKKDTKRELCESEVEVREKRGNKGKYGTNEMLESDNPPPEYKSDYMVIDLGDAEVGTISERNVGSTISGVQRPHSLDTEDDEGIEMKIIEPRRPQYISRTPFDIAQTPVDTTIDFSLREHSGKQDKSKISVNGTEVTGALSFQTFNSVKCGIGGTANSSSASQGKVIPSLCSMMSASLQTQNITMEGSRYTAHTTGSGEKKSLDENGNPVQNYNGERKKPRRKHTQEPNVIVYSAENVEGHRNEDIDSLINFIENKESKSKKGKPSNPVRVKTSSGAKPRSREKDTKREQLPAKLQKSNSLEEISKTKLEDLTTEKSVSSSGASSISSQHGTINVALRRAKQRSTGDAAIDSRGDRRSWGTEEGQSIYCNDTGDDYASRRNSNKKINPEPEHETEFLVVTKKKKSKKQRRSSSGSRAQNLTTSGSYLQNSRGFSNEYRTPLSPELRRKSASSMPPSDKSDSSDSDSVHSLPVTSNTSKHNLSKIATSSGGTPQASYADIARMATINMTHNSVLNMSAIVPNMLNTSSWPSVPPKTPSEPDKIPQDYYPSLDELQHSDRKTRQHSFTHSNHLLNLSFEKPPSPTLTKMKNSTERNKAEAQEEAINKNIQVIKYVQDIEKMRQNLTQQEPKTVNCNNHITTSNETSVTNAVPSKLNNTVTNCNPDSDNNNPNCNSVNNKDTVVNARCNNPRARRGYVQNNQNVQNQASHEDQHFKKVGYTFHDENAKKSQNTENSNTHCENKNNPAIVSNDEVESQKANTTNNPKAMQELQNIESEAIKLTKTEKSTKILKEQKHETVKSGNVYSVSLKQEQQEDSECKKTKQQSSTSDKDQTQKIELQTSNKQKTSRPAVILLDETAADITKNSELPTELRFGFEINEQLLLSEDSTTEETSSVSSVFPSVPPLINKPPSNFDRYPPIFDKHMRCDKFTPNFMQPPNTHVTQQPLHPVMVQRLPCMGYPPRFPPPTCLPPPPTPPPGIMEKYHHQPKEDFSMLYVAPEEDVNIQTYNHDKIVSFVGLAWDAVMREMPVTAGGRIQFYSGQ
- the LOC122568827 gene encoding dentin sialophosphoprotein isoform X2 — its product is MSAVDTTLSISIKMAPGPEHRQEPVAPDKAAENNNSETSNERNNIENSVVGVETVSNQSSNTECVSTNIDTNSDSTTPSALACITSDSKQEEPATLSALNEGELRALLDEAITYKCPKDREGKSSLFKELLQEAEADETEEGRRIITNSRCLPGSNRRRHKRDSVSERLTHGGSLQNLAQPIASEFDSSFAYLSSGSSHTYGGNRRKNKKYTGPSVSARQREGGSLPSNVNASHSLASLANLDLLFDKKKGFCEERGAYDWTNKEKSRSLDKPSYSSTKKEEKEKDKKDTKRELCESEVEVREKRGNKGKYGTNEMLESDNPPPEYKSDYMVIDLGDAEVGTISERNVGSTISGVQRPHSLDTEDDEGIEMKIIEPRRPQYISRTPFDIAQTPVDTTIDFSLREHSGKQDKSKISVNGTEVTGALSFQTFNSVKCGIGGTANSSSASQGKVIPSLCSMMSASLQTQNITMGSRYTAHTTGSGEKKSLDENGNPVQNYNGERKKPRRKHTQEPNVIVYSAENVEGHRNEDIDSLINFIENKESKSKKGKPSNPVRVKTSSGAKPRSREKDTKREQLPAKLQKSNSLEEISKTKLEDLTTEKSVSSSGASSISSQHGTINVALRRAKQRSTGDAAIDSRGDRRSWGTEEGQSIYCNDTGDDYASRRNSNKKINPEPEHETEFLVVTKKKKSKKQRRSSSGSRAQNLTTSGSYLQNSRGFSNEYRTPLSPELRRKSASSMPPSDKSDSSDSDSVHSLPVTSNTSKHNLSKIATSSGGTPQASYADIARMATINMTHNSVLNMSAIVPNMLNTSSWPSVPPKTPSEPDKIPQDYYPSLDELQHSDRKTRQHSFTHSNHLLNLSFEKPPSPTLTKMKNSTERNKAEAQEEAINKNIQVIKYVQDIEKMRQNLTQQEPKTVNCNNHITTSNETSVTNAVPSKLNNTVTNCNPDSDNNNPNCNSVNNKDTVVNARCNNPRARRGYVQNNQNVQNQASHEDQHFKKVGYTFHDENAKKSQNTENSNTHCENKNNPAIVSNDEVESQKANTTNNPKAMQELQNIESEAIKLTKTEKSTKILKEQKHETVKSGNVYSVSLKQEQQEDSECKKTKQQSSTSDKDQTQKIELQTSNKQKTSRPAVILLDETAADITKNSELPTELRFGFEINEQLLLSEDSTTEETSSVSSVFPSVPPLINKPPSNFDRYPPIFDKHMRCDKFTPNFMQPPNTHVTQQPLHPVMVQRLPCMGYPPRFPPPTCLPPPPTPPPGIMEKYHHQPKEDFSMLYVAPEEDVNIQTYNHDKIVSFVGLAWDAVMREMPVTAGGRIQFYSGQ
- the LOC122568827 gene encoding dentin sialophosphoprotein isoform X4 produces the protein MSAVDTTLSISIKMAPGPEHRQEPVAPDKAAENNNSETSNERNNIENSVVGVETVSNQSSNTECVSTNIDTNSDSTTPSALACITSDSKQEEPATLSALNEGELRALLDEAITYKCPKDREGKSSLFKELLQEAEADETEEGRRIITNSRCLPGSNRRRHKRDSVSERLTHGGSLQNLAQPIASEFDSSFAYLSSGSSHTYGGNRRKNKKYTGPSVSARQREGGSLPSNVNASHSLASLANLDLLFDKKKGFCEERGAYDWTNKEKSRSLDKPSYSSTKKEEKEKDKKDTKRELCESEVEVREKRGNKGKYGTNEMLESDNPPPEYKSDYMVIDLGDAEVGTISERNVGSTISGVQRPHSLDTEDDEGIEMKIIEPRRPQYISRTPFDIAQTPVDTTIDFSLREHSGKQDKSKISVNGTEVTGALSFQTFNSVKCGIGGTANSSSASQGKVIPSLCSMMSASLQTQNITMEGSRYTAHTTGSGEKKSLDENGNPVQNYNGERKKPRRKHTQEPNVIVYSAENVEGHRNEDIDSLINFIENKESKSKKGKPSNPVRVKTSSGAKPRSREKDTKREQLPAKLQKSNSLEEISKTKLEDLTTEKSVSSSGASSISSQHGTINVALRRAKQRSTGDAAIDSRGDRRSWGTEEEPEHETEFLVVTKKKKSKKQRRSSSGSRAQNLTTSGSYLQNSRGFSNEYRTPLSPELRRKSASSMPPSDKSDSSDSDSVHSLPVTSNTSKHNLSKIATSSGGTPQASYADIARMATINMTHNSVLNMSAIVPNMLNTSSWPSVPPKTPSEPDKIPQDYYPSLDELQHSDRKTRQHSFTHSNHLLNLSFEKPPSPTLTKMKNSTERNKAEAQEEAINKNIQVIKYVQDIEKMRQNLTQQEPKTVNCNNHITTSNETSVTNAVPSKLNNTVTNCNPDSDNNNPNCNSVNNKDTVVNARCNNPRARRGYVQNNQNVQNQASHEDQHFKKVGYTFHDENAKKSQNTENSNTHCENKNNPAIVSNDEVESQKANTTNNPKAMQELQNIESEAIKLTKTEKSTKILKEQKHETVKSGNVYSVSLKQEQQEDSECKKTKQQSSTSDKDQTQKIELQTSNKQKTSRPAVILLDETAADITKNSELPTELRFGFEINEQLLLSEDSTTEETSSVSSVFPSVPPLINKPPSNFDRYPPIFDKHMRCDKFTPNFMQPPNTHVTQQPLHPVMVQRLPCMGYPPRFPPPTCLPPPPTPPPGIMEKYHHQPKEDFSMLYVAPEEDVNIQTYNHDKIVSFVGLAWDAVMREMPVTAGGRIQFYSGQ
- the LOC122568827 gene encoding dentin sialophosphoprotein isoform X1 encodes the protein MSAVDTTLSISIKMAPGPEHRQEPVAPDKAAENNNSETSNERNNIENSVVGVETVSNQSSNTECVSTNIDTNSDSTTPSALACITSDSKQEEPATLSALNEGELRALLDEAITYKCPKDREGKSSLFKELLQEAEADETEEGRRIITNSRCLPGSNRRRHKRDSVSERLTHGGSLQNLAQPIASEFDSSFAYLSSGSSHTYGGNRRKNKKYTGPSVSARQREGGSLPSNVNASHSLASLANLDLLFDKKKGFCEERGAYDWTNKEKSRSLDKPSYSSTKKEEKEKDKKDTKRELCESEVEVREKRGNKGKYGTNEMLESDNPPPEYKSDYMVIDLGDAEVGTISERNVGSTISGVQRPHSLDTEDDEGIEMKIIEPRRPQYISRTPFDIAQTPVDTTIDFSLREHSGKQDKSKISVNGTEVTGALSFQTFNSVKCGIGGTANSSSASQGKVIPSLCSMMSASLQTQNITMEGSRYTAHTTGSGEKKSLDENGNPVQNYNGERKKPRRKHTQEPNVIVYSAENVEGHRNEDIDSLINFIENKESKSKKGKPSNPVRVKTSSGAKPRSREKDTKREQLPAKLQKSNSLEEISKTKLEDLTTEKSVSSSGASSISSQHGTINVALRRAKQRSTGDAAIDSRGDRRSWGTEEGQSIYCNDTGDDYASRRNSNKKINPEPEHETEFLVVTKKKKSKKQRRSSSGSRAQNLTTSGSYLQNSRGFSNEYRTPLSPELRRKSASSMPPSDKSDSSDSDSVHSLPVTSNTSKHNLSKIATSSGGTPQASYADIARMATINMTHNSVLNMSAIVPNMLNTSSWPSVPPKTPSEPDKIPQDYYPSLDELQHSDRKTRQHSFTHSNHLLNLSFEKPPSPTLTKMKNSTERNKAEAQEEAINKNIQVIKYVQDIEKMRQNLTQQEPKTVNCNNHITTSNETSVTNAVPSKLNNTVTNCNPDSDNNNPNCNSVNNKDTVVNARCNNPRARRGYVQNNQNVQNQASHEDQHFKKVGYTFHDENAKKSQNTENSNTHCENKNNPAIVSNDEVESQKANTTNNPKAMQELQNIESEAIKLTKTEKSTKILKEQKHETVKSGNVYSVSLKQEQQEDSECKKTKQQSSTSDKDQTQKIELQTSNKQKTSRPAVILLDETAADITKNSELPTELRFGFEINEQLLLSEDSTTEETSSVSSVFPSVPPLINKPPSNFDRYPPIFDKHMRCDKFTPNFMQPPNTHVTQQPLHPVMVQRLPCMGYPPRFPPPTCLPPPPTPPPGIMEKYHHQPKEDFSMLYVAPEEDVNIQTYNHDKIVSFVGLAWDAVMREMPVTAGGRIQFYSGQ